In Ailuropoda melanoleuca isolate Jingjing chromosome 4, ASM200744v2, whole genome shotgun sequence, the following proteins share a genomic window:
- the LOC117801829 gene encoding uncharacterized protein LOC117801829 isoform X1 — protein sequence MAGVCSQGGWNLWMGPASPWANSLASPEVRPVLPPLQGVARAMGEGIRLRGSARGGGIAWDDPLCCWGQGRTGWRLPGGTASLRPQSQGSRGRRDGCGPQSLPHLRPLVLQELLFGLPLPPGNPGQKPETEHGPRFRLRWGPGRSLRPCFLLRSRPVAMGTADRAGPPPTWPRGAPASHTWSAARPGEGRGGAWRAPAAFILRGPLPLPHPHSALDPAFWETLWQFPLTSVNPESAAHRGGPTSASDLRLPARHVPPPRGLAEHPSPDSPPSRRFWAPLPTSLCRTVSQAMDTGSPPVQSGRPDTHASASCHSGSFSAGLSRALWGGRTASPAPTRQMPRAPQRDHHGRPGYGPVSPG from the exons ATGGCCGGTGTTTGTTCCCAGGGAGGCTGGAACCTCTGGATGGGTCCCGCGTCGCCTTGGGCAAATAGCCTAGCCTCTCCGGAGGTCAGACCCGTGCTGCCCCCATTACAGGGTGTGGCCAGGGCGATGGGAGAAGGGATTCGGCTGAGAGGGTCTGCTCGTGGGGGGGGGATAGCCTGGGATGACCCGCTctgctgctgggggcagggacgGACGGGATGGAGGCTCCCAGGGGGCACGGCTTCCTTGAGGCCACAGAGTCAGGGGTCCCGGGGGAGGAGGGATGGCTGTGGGCCGCAGTCCCTCCCTCACCTGAGGCCCCTGGTTCTCCAAGAGTTGCTCTtcggcctccctctgcccccgggGAACCCCGGGCAGAAACCCGAGACCGAGCACGGGCCTCGGTTCAGGCTGCGGTGGGGCCCAGGCCGCTCCCTCCGGCCCTGCTTCCTCCTGCGGAGCCGGCCTGTTGCCATGGGGACAGCAGACCGGGCGGGTCCCCCACCCACCTGGCCCAGGGGTGCCCCAGCCTCACACACCTGGTCAGCTGCGCGCCccggggaggggcggggtggggcctGGAGGGCCCCCGCTGCTTTCATTTTGAGGgggccccttccccttcctcacccccactcGGCCTTGGACCCCGCTTTCTGGGAAACCCTGTGGCAGTTTCCTCTGACCTCCGTTAACCCGGAGTCCGCGGCCCACAGAGGGGGGCCGACTTCCGCCTCTGACCTGAGGCTTCCTGCCCGGCACGTACCTCCACCCAGAGGGCTGGCTGAGCACCCTTCTCCGGACTCCCCGCCTTCCAGAAGGTTCTgggcccctctgcccacctccctctgccGCACCGTGTCCCAGGCAATGGACACAGGAAGTCCGCCGGTTCAGTCAGGGAGGCCGGACACGCATGCCTCTGCCTCTTG CCATTCGGGATCCTTCTCGGCGGGGCTGTCCAGGGCACTGTGGGGGGGCCGAACAGCATCCCCGGCCCCCACCCGCCAGATGCCAAGAGCTCCCCAGCGTGACCACCACGGACGTCCCGGATATGGGCCTGTGTCCCCAGGGTGA
- the LOC117801829 gene encoding uncharacterized protein LOC117801829 isoform X2: protein MAGVCSQGGWNLWMGPASPWANSLASPEVRPVLPPLQGVARAMGEGIRLRGSARGGGIAWDDPLCCWGQGRTGWRLPGGTASLRPQSQGSRGRRDGCGPQSLPHLRPLVLQELLFGLPLPPGNPGQKPETEHGPRFRLRWGPGRSLRPCFLLRSRPVAMGTADRAGPPPTWPRGAPASHTWSAARPGEGRGGAWRAPAAFILRGPLPLPHPHSALDPAFWETLWQFPLTSVNPESAAHRGGPTSASDLRLPARHVPPPRGLAEHPSPDSPPSRRFWAPLPTSLCRTVSQAMDTGSPPVQSGRPDTHASASWVSPHRSLQPFGILLGGAVQGTVGGPNSIPGPHPPDAKSSPA, encoded by the exons ATGGCCGGTGTTTGTTCCCAGGGAGGCTGGAACCTCTGGATGGGTCCCGCGTCGCCTTGGGCAAATAGCCTAGCCTCTCCGGAGGTCAGACCCGTGCTGCCCCCATTACAGGGTGTGGCCAGGGCGATGGGAGAAGGGATTCGGCTGAGAGGGTCTGCTCGTGGGGGGGGGATAGCCTGGGATGACCCGCTctgctgctgggggcagggacgGACGGGATGGAGGCTCCCAGGGGGCACGGCTTCCTTGAGGCCACAGAGTCAGGGGTCCCGGGGGAGGAGGGATGGCTGTGGGCCGCAGTCCCTCCCTCACCTGAGGCCCCTGGTTCTCCAAGAGTTGCTCTtcggcctccctctgcccccgggGAACCCCGGGCAGAAACCCGAGACCGAGCACGGGCCTCGGTTCAGGCTGCGGTGGGGCCCAGGCCGCTCCCTCCGGCCCTGCTTCCTCCTGCGGAGCCGGCCTGTTGCCATGGGGACAGCAGACCGGGCGGGTCCCCCACCCACCTGGCCCAGGGGTGCCCCAGCCTCACACACCTGGTCAGCTGCGCGCCccggggaggggcggggtggggcctGGAGGGCCCCCGCTGCTTTCATTTTGAGGgggccccttccccttcctcacccccactcGGCCTTGGACCCCGCTTTCTGGGAAACCCTGTGGCAGTTTCCTCTGACCTCCGTTAACCCGGAGTCCGCGGCCCACAGAGGGGGGCCGACTTCCGCCTCTGACCTGAGGCTTCCTGCCCGGCACGTACCTCCACCCAGAGGGCTGGCTGAGCACCCTTCTCCGGACTCCCCGCCTTCCAGAAGGTTCTgggcccctctgcccacctccctctgccGCACCGTGTCCCAGGCAATGGACACAGGAAGTCCGCCGGTTCAGTCAGGGAGGCCGGACACGCATGCCTCTGCCTCTTG GGTCTCCCCCCACCGCTCACTGCAGCCATTCGGGATCCTTCTCGGCGGGGCTGTCCAGGGCACTGTGGGGGGGCCGAACAGCATCCCCGGCCCCCACCCGCCAGATGCCAAGAGCTCCCCAGCGTGA